The sequence below is a genomic window from Acanthopagrus latus isolate v.2019 chromosome 12, fAcaLat1.1, whole genome shotgun sequence.
AATGTTGTTGGTGTCTGTGGCACAGGTGAAGTGGGAGTAGACTATTTTTTTCTCGTTTGGATTGAGGCTGACAAACATGTCCAAGATGAAATCTTTTGCTGCCTCGACATCCCGCTGGGGACctggcagagagacaaagagggcgAGAGCAGCACATGAAAGTCACTGTAGTATTTTCAGTGGGTATAGAGAGGCTCGAGAATATAAGACAGGCGAGCGCTGTGATATGAAATGGTTGCAGAGCTTCTAAGTGAGACGGTTACTTtgcaaagaggaaatgaaagcaaCTTCCTCTTACCAATGAAAAGGTCAGTTCAAAAGCTCTCAGACACACCCTTTATCAGTTCAATACGTGCTGGTTTACATGCTCTGGCACAAACGGTAGCTTATAGTGGCTAATATTAGCTAACAGTATAGACATATGATACTATACAACAGTCGATAGTGAGTCTCCTCTACATGTGCTACTGTTACAGCGTGCTACATTTTAGCATTCAGGAATGATCACATATTCGtcatatttattcttatttacattttcaaacactaCTTCAAAAACATGGctgtttttacagcagcaacTCAACTTTATCCTGTCGGCTTTCGCAAGATAAGTTTGACTGGTTGAAATTAATCTTCACCAATAACAAAGATTAAAGAGTTCAACACAAAATACCAGCCTGCAGTGATTCAACAGCACCATGAAAAGACGAAATACTGAACATCAGTTTGTTACGAAGTTCAATTTCCCAAAACTGTTCTGAGTAAACCCtcttcctaaaaaaaaaaaaaaaaaaaatcaataaaagatctctgaaagagaaaataaacccgacatctctgctgctgtctgagtcATTTCCGGTACCAGTCAGTTGTGTCTGAACGCTGCAGGCTACCAGTACGCtaactgtgttgtctttgaagTGTTTAAGTTTGGATGCaagaggggatggagggatgagaaaTACTGGAAACATCGCTAATCTCGCTTTTGATTTCAATGACCGCCATCAAGAGCTCATTTTGATTGATATCATGATTTAGTGTCAAAATGGTGACACTCACAGTCGTCTGACAACACCGTGAAGTAGCGAGAGATCACAGGAActgttgtgtttagttttaaCAATGCAGATGAAAATCTACCTGATGTGACTCTGGCAGAACCGCAAAAGaaggttttaaagttttattcacgtcaCTTTTAATCACCCAGGTTTAGGGTTAGACTTTGCGCAGTAACCCTGAGTCGaatagctaacattagcctgtGAGAGCTTCTGGTCGACTGCACTGAATTAGGTagagtgttttttatttcttatgaGTTCAGCTTCTCATCTGTAAAAGGGAagagtgtgatttatttttttctacaactGTATGTAGCAAATCTAAATCAACCAACAACAGACCGAGTAGCTTGATTAGATCATTGTGTTGCTTCAAACCTTAACACCATCATCCTCCACTGCATCTTTTATCTCTTACCGTCATATTCAGGGAAGTAGTCGACCAAATGCGAGTACATGATTTTCTCCTCCAGTAAATCAATCTTGTTGAGGAACAAGATGACTGAGGACTCTTTGAACCACTTGTAGGTTATGATTGTCCGGAACAAGGCCATGCTTTCCTCCATGCgattctttaaaaacacaaagcacaaacaccTCAGCGTGACCTGGGCATGAGCATACATGTGAAATCAAGATATAGCGTTCGACAGCAGTACTTCAGCAAAGATTGTCGGTGTGAGCAAATTCAATTGGTGGTAATCTCATGAAGGGAACGAGCCTTGCTGAGAGGTGCCCTCTGCTGAACAGAGCGACTAAAGAGCTCCCCCTGCAGATGGACTACGTGCACTGCCGCAAAAGAGGGTCGAGATGAGGTTCATCATTGTgaccagagagaaagagagagggagagggagagggagagaaagagagagagagagagagaaagagagagagagagagagagagagagagagagagagaaagcagactGGTGCTGGAGAAATCTAGGTCATCATCTCCACCCAACAGGTTTGGccttaaacaaaagaaacaatgtcCCTTTGTATCCCTCCATGCAATTTACTGATCATCCCAAAGAGAGCCCCATTTCCTTTACTCATGCGCAGACTAACACATCTATAGAGGGAGATTAAGGTTGAGACTGTTAAATGTTATTCTGTAGGCATCTCACCTCATTGACGGACTCGACGAGGACCTGGTCGTACTCGCTGAGCGCCACCAGGAACATGATGGAGGTGACATTCTCGAAACAGTGaatccacttcctcctctctgaacgCTGGCCGCCCACATCCACCATCCTGAAGCCCCAAGTTCAACCAAACATTAAGAAAACCAACtaacaaatatttacagctcATTAAATCACCCCAATTCCCCAGTTTTATCTGTATTGTTGACATTATCCAAAGTCTCTGTTTGGTCAGGTGctttaaagcttttaaacagCATTTGCATTTATGGCTTCGAGGTTAAATTGTGGGAACATAAACTTTCACTTCCCCAGATAACCTGCCAGTTTCAAAAAAGgggacatttaaatgttttcagatcCCTTAAATGATACCAGTTTATACTTTATACTCCAAAAACCAGCCGATATCACATAGCTAATGAAGCTTGTGAAAATACGGTCTAAATGGGCAAAATACAACCATGGATCTCTGTCAATTAACTGCAAAATGAGGTCCGGCTGTGCTCAAACAAGACTAACAAGACATAATGGCTTCCATTAATGTCCGTACTTCCACAACTATGCTGACACAGAAAGAATCGAGAGCCTGCTGCCTTGCTAGCAGCGGTGTAAAGGCTGTACTTTGACAAATGCTTGCATTCAATATGACAATACTAACATGCTGGTGGGTATAATCATCACCAGGGCTGCAATCCAAATGTCatactgtttcttttttttcctgcagtacAAACTGCAGCTGCCCTTAAAAAATATGTACTGCTGCATGACATATTCAACTTTGCCATAACATTAAGCCAAGAACTTTGACCCCCTCGCTCATACATGTGTCACAGGCTGTTATGGGACATTTGAAGGAAAAAGGAACCGTATGCGATTTGGGAGCACGGTCAATGAGCTCTCATCTGTCTGGGCTCTCTCAGTGACGTACATAAACACTGCGCTGAAAGCTCTGGGTCAGAATAGCCAGCTTAGGGTGCCCATCGGCTCAGCTGGTAGAGTgggcatcccatgtacagagggTTTGTCCTCAATGCAGCTGCcctgggttcgagtcccggcctggggctGCATGTCACCCTGTTTCCTGCCATTTCTGGCAGCTGTCCTATCAACAATATAAGCCATATAAAGGctaaaaatgactaaatatcAAGGCAtactaaatatttatttgattttgatgtcCCTACAGAGGGGCATGAATGTGTGCACCAAATGTCATggttgttgagacattttataACAACAGTGGCTGGAGAAAAAGTCACCACAATAAGTAGGTTCCATCGTCCAGGGACCATGGATGTCAAAATATACACAACATTTCATGGAAAGGTATCAAAAAAAAACGCATTTCTGCCAAAGTAACTCTCAAAGAAGGTTGGCTGACATGAAAATAATGCACAACTGGTAGAGTTTTAACTTAATACGGGACAGTACATGAGTGGGACAATCTGGTTTAAATGGGATGCTTGCATCAATGTGATGATATGCCTTGGTTTATCAGTTATTTGGTTATGTGTATGAGCTAAAAAACAGACACTCCCATCATCTCATTTCCTAGATAAACACTTTATCTACTGAACTTCCACAGTACATCAGTCTCAGGAcacaaacctacacacacactatgATATTAGATTTTATCTATATTGGCCGCACCAACTCCCAAGCAggtctttttatgtttttatggtCTCAGCTGCAATAAAACCATGGCAGtataaaatataacaacaacataaaaacactcacctgaacactACAGTCTCTAGGTCAAAGGGGTACTCTATAATACCTGTTGTGGGCACCCTGACCCTCAGAACATCCTGCTGCGTCGGCAGATAGCGAGTATCAGCAATCCTATCCAAGTCATTCAGATAGCTATGAAGAGAGGAacggaaaataaaacaaaggcaGTTACAGAGAGTGATACAGAACCAGGGGAGGGACAAAAGAGACGTTTATTGTAAAATATTCAAGTCATGGATGTTTCTGTTCCAGCCGTTTCACTATAATGGATCCTTTCAGCgagaatttaaaatgtgtttctttgctttGAAGCCTTTTATCAACAACCTTAAATGGAATAAACGCTTAACCTGAGCCCTCCAAGTGCATTAAACAGACAACTGGCGGATGAAACAGTGGAAACTATTTGGCACTGTCCAAGGAGCTTCTGTGTACACTCACTATTTGGCTGAGTCGGAGAGTTGGTATTCCCTCTTCCGATTGTAACATTCCTGAATGCCTGGGTCACTCCACAGGCTCTTGATGGCGTCTACGCAAGGGTTCTTCAATGTTGTGACCTTCTCCACATCAACCGCGCTGACAATACTGGCGTTTGCCTGAATAACAGcagaacaacatgaaaaaccTGTGATTAGAAACAAGAATGTTTGCTTCCACGGTTGGTTGTCTAGTTTGGTTGTCTACATGTGATCACCAGTAGAATTTACCTATGATGAGAGATGATCAGAGAAGTGATGCCAAACATGGAAGCAGTGCTACCTTAAAGGATTAGttccccaaaaatgaaaactcagccATACCAATGCAGACGCAAAGTCTGGTTTTGTAGTCCACTAAATATTTTCAGAGCTTCATAGCAAAACAGGGCTGCAGCAGTCTCTTGGGATGGGATGTCTTGGGACCCTAAATTGACTTGAATATCTTAACaccttttttaaagccaaaatgttCATTGCAGTTGTTAAGCTAATAGTGTTAGCACACATGCCTTCTcaagtgggtgcacaagctcaaaggtgtaaataacatccttttttatgaatttgggatcttggggctaCCCgtgacttggattatgccaaaCAAGCTGTAAGGAGATATTCAatttaaaactgaatttcaagttttgggtgaacttattcTTTAAGCATCGAGAGATCAAATGATTTCAACTTTGACCCCATAGCAAGAACATTCACGCCGACCAAGAAGCTTAAACAAGAATCTTATTTTAAAGTAACTGTGCATTAGGATTTTGTTCATAAAAGATGTTATGTAACATAAATGATTACACTGAGCTCTCAGCACTCATTCCCTGCTGACTCATCGGCACTACTCGAATCACTTTGCATTTGTAGACTCGGGCTGCGCCGATTAAATTAAGGTATGAGGTTTGAGGTTCCTTTAATGTCTCCCGTGGGAGAAATCTGTCTTGGGTTAAGGAAACTGCTGTCATCAAACCAGTCATTACATATGTAAAAGCACATAATAGTTGGATAAGACACgacaagataaaaaaacaaccgaGCATGTTGATCACAGCCATTCGCActgttaaaatgtacaaatctgGCGCACTTCACCAAGCATACGCACCTTTATACGTTAATGACAAACAACAATACAACTAACTTTACAACGCTTATCATTAGGATGATATGGGAGAACCCACTCTCTATTCATCTGACTCAAACTAATGCAACAATAACATACTGCACATCGAGTCACTGCTCTGCTTTCACGGCATagactgtataaaatatggacAGAGCTTCCAAAttccttaaacctgcattctttctagtgaccagcagggggcgactccactgttttcataattgtatgtaagcttatgataaaatgaccctacttctcaaTTAATTTATAACCTCAGTAAGCATTCTCCTCACGAGTTAACGTTCTCCGTTGCTAGTTttaagtcttcttcaatacagcatgatgcTCTGTTTGTGAAGTCGGTACCCAGGCGTGTCCCAACGCTCTCGGTCAGATATCCAGTCAGAATATCCTCCCTAGCTCCACCCTTTCTTCCGAACACGGTCGCTTCTGGCTACAAAAACCCCTGTCAAAGCcattcacaaaataaatagaGGGCAGCATGCCACCAAGGTaaccgctaactgtagctgccaatAACAAGTCAGATCacttagctgtgcagctagctgcTTTGACTGAGAGCTCAGGCACCATAAGACTGTTGGTGTCCAAtctgctagcacaggagctttggaccaggacggGCTGGAGgtaactggttagcatgctaactttagttgATATCTCTGCATTCTGATACACAGAAATCAGTGTCAGTTTATTCAGCtaaaattcctgcatattgttCCTTTAAAGAGTCCAAAAACTAGTGGGCgaagtgttggtgtgtttgcacatgatTCATTGACACAAGGAAACAAAGCACGtaggctgctgtgtgtttcaggtcgCCTCCTCTGGGTTCTTAAACGGACCTGTATCTTCCCGGAATTCCCAATCTCTCTATCTTACCCCTTAATTGCTTAATTTGTGTctgattaataataaatatttccCTGACAGTGCATAAGTTGTGGACCCACAGTGCAATCGATCGGCTCGAAAAGGAAACACTTAGGGAAAAACTTCTCAAGCTTTTTCGGAGCACTTTAAATGGACTTTTATGGGTGGCATATTACTCTAGGTCTATTTACTAATCAATAACCTGCCTTATTGCATAAGGAACTTCTGCAGACATAGTGCAATTATGTTGTTGTCATCATGTTGATTGACAGCCGTGTGTGATGTCCACATGGTTTTCTTCCACGACTGCAGTGATAAGAAAAGAGATATTGTGGTCCTGCCATACTGTGGTAAACTCCAGTGTTGTGAAATTGATCTTGACACACTGTAAATTGGTGAAACCAGTTTTTCACATCAGTGTTAACTCATGAAAACAATGCTATCTGCCAGTCTGCTTGGTGAGTCACATCTCCAGATGTCTGAGGAGACAGGTCATGTAATATAGGAGCAGTGGGAAGTAGTTTTTGGCTGGTTCAGATTGCTACCAGAGCTTGTGAGCCTCTGTGTTCAAAACAGCCTGAGAAGTTTggtaagttttgttttttacatttatggGGAAGCCACCCTCGAAAGCCTGAGTCcatacaaacagaacagaagtaGTAGGAAGcaattttcccatttttttccgTTGTTAGCCTGATTCAAATTGCTACCAGAGCTTGTAACCCTGTGTGTTCAAACGGCCCGAGAAGTTTCACTACctttttgttacatttatgGGTAACAGTCTTACCCTCAAAGGCCCGTAACTTTTCATGTGTCTTTTACAATAGATTTTAACGGCTCCTGCTTCACTGTCTTCATGCTCACACCCTTCTCCTCGGGATAAATTAAAGGAATTCTTAGAAACTGCTGTgccagtgtctgtttttgtttgaaactGTGTTCTCTAAGAGCAATTAAAAAATTCAGAGCAGTTTCCTCTGAGCTCACTCACTCTTACCTCTAACTCTGATACTCAATGCTTCTGAGTGACTGTTAGGTTAGCCTTGTCCCCCTTACTGACATTTACTAAGCCTGTCCAGCTTTGGCAGAGTTGACACTGAAACTTGTTGAAAAGTCACTTTTTTAGTCTTGTTTACAGTTGACTCTGTATAAGTGGTACTTATCCTTTATTTACTGGATGGCCGTCAAGTGGATATCATgcaaaaagaataaacagagaGGCATAGCACAGGAAGACATGCCTTTGGTAATGTTCACTATAGACAGCAAGCTTGTAGGCCAAACATGGTTAGACTGTCTTAtagcagataaacacacaatttaattaGCTTCTTACACTTATATatgtgtcttcttttttttggaaaggCAACATTAAGGAGACGCCACCCTTCAAACTGTGAGTGTCTCTCTTACTGCAGGGCCATGACAACACTTGTGTTTGAGGAGGGGTTTAGAGAGGAGCTTCTCGACCTCTCTGCCCTGCACTCTGCTCTTGAGCACTAATAACTGCGTGCTCATTGACAAACTGAATCATCCCGTGAGCTTCCACAGAACATGAGcttcagagaaagaaaactgtaaccCACATGCTGACTCAGCCTCGGTTAATGCTGCCAATGGTCCATGACAGCCACATGACACCCCCCTCTTGCACCTATCAGACGACACAGGATGTGGACTCCTGCTTGGGTGTCATAAGTACCAGGTACTTTAACTCATGGGTTTGTCTGTGTGATTAATAAGTTCCTACTGTTGGTACGAAAGGGACAGATTCCTGTATGATTAATAGGGAATACTCTGGCTCCCTTCCTCTTTTGTCCCTTACTTGTGTTTGACTCAGGAGCACCTGTCTTCACATGCCCGCAGTCTAACATCATATGCACTTTCCGTAAATAGACAAAACTCTCCTGCGGCGGGATTGCAAAACTAAACACCGTTGCAAATTACCAGAAGCTCTTCACCCTGAATACGCACTGCAGGCTCCGTCAGTGTCTGAGACATGTAAACCTTGTGCGTGCTTCTGAGAGACAGTGTGGCAAACCTTCTTTCttaatctgtctgtgtgaagcagTAAAGAAAGGACAGAGGGACAACAGTCTGGTCTACCTTGTTCTTTTCATACTTGTAGGGGATCTGTAACGTGTTCATGGCCTGGATCATGGCCTGCATGGCCGTGAAGATGTTCTGGTAGACCAGCCTGGTGAAGCCTCTCTTGTCCTCTTCAGAGTACCCACGGCCGTGGATGATCCTCATCTGCTTGATGAAAGTGCTCTTCCCGCTTTCACCAGTTCCTAAACAGACAGCACAGATGCATTTAgacagcccagtcgccagaattTGATGGTGTCGTACAGACCATTCCAACACGCTAATATGTTTATGTCCTGACTTTCATGTTTTGAGGTAGACGATGTGATGGTAGAGTTacaggtgagaaggctgccaaaCCAGTGACCACCGCTGGATATTTTAGAGGAGACCTCGGAAAATCTCCAGCCCTTTATGTGTAAACCacaaacaggtattttaagacaaagtgtgatatttttttctaaacccTATCCACACTTTTTGTGCttcaacataaaattgaaaattgagcCTAAAgtcaagttgcaacataaagaattGAGTTCTGACAGACATATGTGACAGACACTTcttctggcgattgggttgtTTTAAACACAGCAGTATTGTACAGACGCATACTGACTTAATGGATATGGCTGATATTATTATatagattcttttttttttttattgccgaCAAATACCgttaaaagacaaaagcaaTGCAACAGTCTGTCCTTCAATGTTAACGATTTCCGCTCCATGTCTGTGGCACTGTGCTCTGTAAAACCTCTAAAGAACAATTTGTCAAAGggtgtttttaacaaacacCTCTAACTTAAGTAGATTGTATTTTCAGCTCATTGGATGTGGTGCAACAGTATATATGGCAGGAGGATGTTATATACAGGATCGGCTCattgatgcatttttaatagttttattatTAGCCATGTTAGTGGCTAACGGCACACAGCTCTTTGGATGCCGATGTCAGACTTTctgtccaccactttggtccagactaaAATATCTTGACAACTACTGGATGGACAACCATGGACTTTTGTACAGATATTtatggtgcccagaggatgaatacTACATGCTGGTCATTAGGGAAGAcccgatcaggtttttttttcaccccgaTCCGAGTCCCTTACTATTTTATATCTGCTGATACCAAGCCCTGATCCGATACTTAGCCTTAACAAATATTTacctggataatacagctgcattaagaaaaaagcacctgcatccaagctgttccttaataggattttgtattttgttgaagcaaaatatatactttaatatggctctttcttattctgcatgcTATTGCGACACTGGCctacctccatatcatccactgcttttttcatattccttacattgtcatgtaaaatgacgtggatgtgttgcttgtctatttcacatgCGCGCAGTATCTCCttgattgcctgttttacatgctgtgTTGTATGAGACCCACAAAACTCGTGTGCATACCGGCACGCTGTAACTCCAAAGTGGAATGAATGTAATGTGTGGTAATGCCGAGATGGTAGGGTATACCGGGGATTCAGAAACTCCAGAtgacgaagaaaaccctgatcctctaccacggagatgagctggttatccagagtgaTTAACTCAATCACCTTCTCTATCATATTTTATCATACCAGATGAGTAGCTTGTAGCAGCTTGTTTTTCACCCCCTTGCGAAACGGTCGTATTGCAGATGTCACATGTTGCCGCTGGACTGCTTTCGCTTTCTCATTTAAGTCATTTCCAAAGTTACATGCACTTCTGCATCCTGCCACAAATTATGCTGtggcgtaaaaaaaaaaaatcggccTTGGGTCCACATTCCGAAATTGACATTCCCCGATCAGTGGAAACATGCCCAGATCGGccccgatcctgcagatcagatcaggACGTCGatgttcacatttgtggttttctgtctttatgaCTCTGATCATCACTTAACTTTTCATCCAAGACCATCGATTGTCTAGTAAAAAGCTCAGTTTGTCTAAGATTTTGGTTTCAGGCAAAAACTGACAATCCATCAACCTCACTCATACTTTTGTCTTTAGAACAAATGAGCAAATCAACATGTTAATATGCCAAACTAAGATGGTGGCTACAGTAAATATTATTTCACCATCACAGTCCCTCCATGTAGACAACTGGCAGTTGATTTGAATTCCGAGGGTGTGTGAAATTGTCAaacttgtcattttcagccgTAACTGTAACATTTCAAGATATACAGTGAAACACGGTGGTCCGACCTGTATGGACCtttctgttgtatttatttcatgtacTCTGTTGCTTTGCTAGCGTCAAACTCGCACCAACTGTTTTTGGTAAGGTCAAACTTTAATTCAGCCTGTGACCCATCAGGTAAATTAGGTTATGTTAGTTAAAGTGTTGATATTAATAAGCTATGATAGCATCAAACAAGCATTTTAGATGTATTAGATGTATACACTTTGAAATATCTTCATgaaaaagacaatttaaaaaGTGTCTTTAAGCTGCTGTATAAATTACCTGAAGCAAAAGCAACAAGTGTTTGTCGGCGTACTGTGTGAAGAGTACTTTCACACCGCACTCTTAAGCAATCTTGGAAGTGGTTTTATTACAATAGTCtgggtttttattttcctctcaggcCCTGTGGGTCTTGTATTTACTCTTTGAGTCAAGTTTTACAAACAGCGCTTCGTCGTCTCACCAGTGACTCCATGTATCTTTGAAAAAGCTGAACTAGAAGTTGCAGCATTTCCTCTCCTGTGGCTGATGAAGTGGAAATGAGAGCATTCGTTCGCCACATTCAGAGCgaactgaaaacaaagtatGTCGCTTTGGTCTGCAATTTTGAGAACTCTTAAACATCAGATTGATACATTTATGGATTTAGGCTTCATATGATTATTCTGATTGCTCTAAATCTACATATGCAGTCATTGTTTTCAGCTACACATCTGACTTTTGAACTTTGTAAAGGGTGGTTACACAGTCAGCATGAGTC
It includes:
- the LOC119030309 gene encoding guanine nucleotide-binding protein G(q) subunit alpha-like isoform X2, yielding MTLSSVGACCLSPEAKEARRINDEIERQLRRDKRDSRREYKLLLLGTGESGKSTFIKQMRIIHGRGYSEEDKRGFTRLVYQNIFTAMQAMIQAMNTLQIPYKYEKNKANASIVSAVDVEKVTTLKNPCVDAIKSLWSDPGIQECYNRKREYQLSDSAKYYLNDLDRIADTRYLPTQQDVLRVRVPTTGIIEYPFDLETVVFRMVDVGGQRSERRKWIHCFENVTSIMFLVALSEYDQVLVESVNENRMEESMALFRTIITYKWFKESSVILFLNKIDLLEEKIMYSHLVDYFPEYDGPQRDVEAAKDFILDMFVSLNPNEKKIVYSHFTCATDTNNIRFVFRAVKDHILQGNLEVYNLV
- the LOC119030309 gene encoding guanine nucleotide-binding protein G(q) subunit alpha-like isoform X1, which gives rise to MYVCVPWRGTCYPGGMTLSSVGACCLSPEAKEARRINDEIERQLRRDKRDSRREYKLLLLGTGESGKSTFIKQMRIIHGRGYSEEDKRGFTRLVYQNIFTAMQAMIQAMNTLQIPYKYEKNKANASIVSAVDVEKVTTLKNPCVDAIKSLWSDPGIQECYNRKREYQLSDSAKYYLNDLDRIADTRYLPTQQDVLRVRVPTTGIIEYPFDLETVVFRMVDVGGQRSERRKWIHCFENVTSIMFLVALSEYDQVLVESVNENRMEESMALFRTIITYKWFKESSVILFLNKIDLLEEKIMYSHLVDYFPEYDGPQRDVEAAKDFILDMFVSLNPNEKKIVYSHFTCATDTNNIRFVFRAVKDHILQGNLEVYNLV